A genomic window from Companilactobacillus alimentarius DSM 20249 includes:
- a CDS encoding gluconeogenesis factor YvcK family protein has protein sequence MAANRIVRVVKGRRPKVVVIGGGTGLPVVLNSLRKMDANITAIVTVADDGGSSGIIRDYINVVPPGDIRNVLASLSDLPQVDLDVFQYRFRSNDDFFSGHALGNLIIAALNEMSPNIFDAVQELSEMMKVDGHVYPASNTKLTLHAEFTDGTKLAGEHEITHSGKHVKRVWVTDSDEPNREPKSVISVIASIMQADVVVLGPGSLFTSILPNLMIKDIGEAVKQTSAEVVYICNIMTQIGETEGFTDADHVRVLNRHLGGNFIDTVLVNTRDIPKNYMDHKKYDEYVNQVETDFKGLREMGCKVIQDDFLSLHDKGAFHDGKKVAREIINLSLQSGNRKNEVRR, from the coding sequence ATGGCAGCAAATAGGATAGTTCGAGTCGTTAAGGGACGTCGTCCAAAAGTTGTAGTTATAGGTGGGGGAACTGGTTTACCAGTTGTATTAAATAGTTTAAGAAAGATGGATGCTAATATAACCGCAATTGTTACAGTTGCCGATGATGGGGGATCATCCGGTATTATTCGTGATTATATTAACGTTGTCCCTCCTGGGGATATCAGAAACGTCTTGGCATCTTTGTCTGATTTGCCACAGGTAGATTTAGACGTTTTCCAATATCGTTTCAGAAGTAATGATGATTTCTTCTCTGGCCATGCGCTGGGAAATTTAATTATTGCTGCTTTAAATGAAATGTCACCTAATATTTTTGATGCCGTTCAAGAACTATCTGAAATGATGAAAGTAGATGGTCATGTCTATCCAGCTAGCAACACTAAACTAACTTTACACGCTGAGTTCACTGATGGAACTAAGTTAGCCGGAGAACATGAAATTACTCATTCGGGAAAGCATGTCAAACGAGTTTGGGTTACCGATTCTGACGAACCAAATAGAGAGCCTAAATCAGTTATTTCAGTCATTGCTTCTATCATGCAAGCTGATGTAGTCGTTTTAGGACCTGGTAGTCTATTTACTAGTATTTTGCCAAACTTGATGATTAAAGATATTGGTGAGGCAGTTAAGCAAACTTCTGCTGAGGTCGTTTATATTTGCAATATCATGACTCAAATTGGCGAGACCGAAGGGTTTACCGATGCCGATCATGTTAGAGTTTTAAACAGACACTTAGGCGGCAATTTTATTGATACTGTTTTAGTCAATACTAGAGATATTCCTAAGAATTATATGGATCATAAAAAGTACGATGAGTACGTGAATCAAGTAGAGACGGACTTTAAAGGTTTAAGAGAAATGGGTTGTAAAGTTATTCAAGATGATTTCTTGTCGCTACATGACAAAGGTGCTTTTCATGATGGTAAAAAGGTTGCACGAGAGATCATCAATCTGTCGTTACAATCTGGTAATAGAAAAAATGAGGTGAGACGTTAG
- a CDS encoding MDR family MFS transporter — MNKGEIQNSLARKLFIITLLCGTFTMSISQSSLSTAYPTLMKFFGVTAPTIQWLTTGFMLIMCIMMPISPWLLNNFSFKKIFLSVVGIFAVGTLIIIVAPNFPLAMLGRALEAIGVGVLFPSFQSVLLTITPEKKRGSTMGYAGLVMGSALASGPIISGIVLNFLKWQGLFVIFLIIMIVIFISALFNIKDVMPRHKASLDLISTVYLLGLIGLLYVVNQAGSTHSLTTNLIILLVISIILTILFIHRQLTKKEPLLDLKVMKNFNFDLAVLLTGFSYISLIVVTIIYPLYYQNILHVSVLASGLALVPPAIILSILNPLTGKLADKIGFKATLISGMSMIVVGWFLLFVLHTKLGMWPMILIAILIEGGNAFVMMPATTLGGNSLPEDLIPHGTAIITTVRQLLGSLGVSLATLILVTTNQTHNLPANNGLIGFQHVFAFFFGMAIIGFIFALLIKNNKEQTE; from the coding sequence ATGAATAAGGGTGAAATTCAAAATAGTCTTGCTCGAAAGTTATTCATTATAACTTTACTCTGTGGAACTTTTACAATGTCGATCAGTCAGTCTTCACTTTCAACGGCTTATCCAACCTTGATGAAGTTCTTTGGAGTCACAGCACCAACGATCCAATGGTTAACAACGGGATTTATGTTGATCATGTGTATTATGATGCCAATCAGTCCTTGGCTATTAAATAATTTTTCATTTAAAAAGATTTTTCTGAGTGTTGTCGGTATTTTTGCCGTCGGAACACTAATTATCATCGTAGCGCCAAATTTCCCACTGGCGATGTTAGGTAGAGCTCTTGAAGCTATTGGTGTTGGTGTCTTGTTTCCATCATTTCAATCAGTTCTCTTAACTATCACACCAGAGAAAAAGCGTGGTTCGACAATGGGATATGCTGGCCTGGTCATGGGATCAGCCTTGGCATCAGGCCCTATTATTTCAGGAATTGTTTTAAATTTTCTCAAGTGGCAAGGATTATTCGTAATTTTCTTAATCATTATGATTGTCATCTTTATCAGTGCACTTTTTAATATTAAAGATGTTATGCCACGTCACAAAGCTAGTCTAGATTTGATCTCAACGGTTTATCTACTAGGACTCATAGGTCTACTTTACGTTGTTAATCAGGCTGGAAGTACTCACAGCTTGACTACCAACTTAATTATTCTTTTAGTAATAAGTATTATTCTTACAATTTTATTTATTCATCGTCAATTAACCAAAAAAGAACCCCTACTCGATTTGAAAGTTATGAAGAATTTTAATTTCGATTTAGCCGTTCTCTTAACAGGATTTTCCTATATTTCTTTGATTGTCGTAACTATTATCTATCCACTCTATTACCAAAACATCTTACATGTTTCGGTTTTAGCTTCTGGATTAGCCCTAGTTCCACCAGCTATTATTCTGAGTATTTTGAATCCATTAACGGGAAAATTAGCTGATAAAATTGGTTTCAAAGCCACTTTGATTTCCGGTATGTCAATGATTGTCGTGGGTTGGTTCCTATTGTTCGTACTTCATACTAAATTAGGTATGTGGCCAATGATTCTTATCGCTATCCTTATTGAAGGTGGTAATGCCTTCGTAATGATGCCCGCTACTACTCTTGGTGGTAATTCTCTACCAGAAGATTTAATTCCACATGGTACTGCAATCATTACTACCGTTAGACAATTATTAGGTTCCTTAGGAGTCAGTCTTGCAACTTTGATTTTGGTAACAACTAATCAAACCCACAATCTACCAGCTAACAACGGCTTGATTGGCTTCCAGCACGTCTTTGCTTTCTTCTTTGGAATGGCAATTATCGGTTTCATCTTTGCTTTATTGATTAAGAATAATAAAGAGCAAACTGAATAA
- a CDS encoding TetR/AcrR family transcriptional regulator, with amino-acid sequence MASQKERQEKTETNIIQALLEVGQTKPLAQISVSDITRVSHINRGTFYLHFLDKNDLVNQVTKGFIEQVQMILRTEMSESMDYRYFSEDKPYPVIKNLVDLVAENKELVRFMLGINGDPEFYPTITAELKTAILNDLKRVKGNQDFTSSIPNEYAIRLITSMILTIIKTWIDGDDGLTKEAVSKIIMKGLYLSPYQMLGIGKSRK; translated from the coding sequence ATGGCATCACAAAAAGAGCGACAAGAAAAAACTGAAACAAATATTATTCAAGCATTGCTAGAAGTTGGGCAGACAAAACCTTTGGCTCAAATTTCAGTCAGTGACATTACTCGAGTCAGTCACATTAATCGTGGAACATTTTATTTACATTTTCTTGATAAAAATGATTTGGTCAATCAAGTCACCAAAGGATTCATCGAGCAAGTTCAGATGATTTTGCGTACGGAAATGAGTGAATCAATGGATTATCGATATTTTTCTGAGGACAAACCATATCCAGTGATTAAAAATCTGGTCGACTTGGTTGCTGAAAACAAAGAATTAGTCAGATTTATGCTAGGAATCAATGGCGATCCAGAATTTTATCCTACAATTACGGCAGAATTAAAAACGGCTATTTTGAATGATCTAAAGCGAGTTAAGGGAAATCAAGATTTTACTTCTAGTATTCCAAATGAGTATGCGATTCGTTTGATCACTAGTATGATTCTGACTATTATTAAAACTTGGATCGATGGCGATGATGGTTTGACTAAGGAAGCAGTTTCAAAAATAATTATGAAAGGGTTGTATCTATCGCCTTATCAAATGCTGGGAATAGGAAAATCAAGAAAATAA
- the whiA gene encoding DNA-binding protein WhiA, with protein sequence MVSYASEVKQELTKLVVHPEHARVELSALLRMNGSLSLQNHRFVLTAQTENAAIARRIFSLIKQKYGIESELIVRKKMKLKKNNQYLVRLKYDTNRVLTDLDILDESGLSINTDVPDEVINEDQRMRSYLRGAFLATGSVNNPETSRYHLEIYSLYETHNEGIAQMMNYFHLNARTTKRRSGYIVYLKEAEKIADFLQLIGATNSMLKFEDIRIVRDMRNSVNRLVNCENANINKTVAAAERQIENIKHLQSTVGLDTLPDKLQEIATLRLENPEVSLKELGEMVPSGPISKSGINHRLRKLNELAEAQKV encoded by the coding sequence GTGGTTTCATATGCAAGTGAGGTCAAACAAGAACTCACAAAATTAGTCGTTCATCCTGAACATGCTCGAGTAGAATTATCAGCCTTATTAAGGATGAATGGTTCATTAAGTTTACAAAATCATCGATTCGTCTTGACTGCACAGACAGAAAATGCTGCTATTGCCAGAAGAATTTTCTCTTTGATCAAGCAAAAGTACGGTATAGAATCAGAATTAATTGTGCGCAAAAAGATGAAATTGAAAAAGAATAATCAATATTTAGTACGTTTGAAATATGATACTAATCGAGTTTTGACAGATTTAGATATTTTAGATGAATCAGGGTTGTCGATCAATACTGATGTGCCGGATGAAGTTATAAATGAAGATCAACGAATGCGCTCGTATTTGCGTGGAGCATTCTTAGCCACGGGTAGTGTTAATAATCCTGAGACCTCAAGGTATCATCTAGAAATCTATTCATTGTATGAGACCCACAATGAGGGAATTGCTCAGATGATGAATTATTTCCACTTGAATGCTAGAACAACTAAGCGTCGGAGTGGTTATATCGTTTATCTAAAAGAGGCTGAAAAAATTGCTGATTTCTTACAGTTGATCGGTGCAACTAATTCAATGTTGAAATTTGAGGACATTCGAATCGTGCGTGACATGAGAAACTCAGTTAATCGTTTAGTCAATTGTGAGAATGCTAATATTAATAAGACTGTGGCTGCAGCCGAACGTCAAATTGAAAATATTAAGCATTTGCAGTCAACAGTTGGATTAGATACACTTCCAGATAAATTGCAGGAGATTGCAACTTTACGTTTGGAAAATCCTGAAGTTTCACTCAAGGAGTTAGGCGAGATGGTGCCAAGTGGTCCAATTTCTAAATCAGGGATCAATCATCGTTTACGAAAATTGAATGAATTGGCAGAAGCTCAAAAAGTTTAA
- a CDS encoding ABC transporter ATP-binding protein, protein MTNFISVKNETKTYGKGTNAVNANDDISFEIAQGELTIILGASGAGKSTLLNVLGGMDKLTSGSVNINGVELATLDTKGLTTYRRKKIGFVFQFYNLVQNLTTLENVELAAEITEQPMRAKDALEAVGLKSRMNNFPAQLSGGEQQRVAIARAIAKNPDLLLADEPTGALDYKTGKKILQLFQDFTHNYHKNVIIVTHNSLIKKMADHVIEITDGQIKSETHNPNPMPVEKLEW, encoded by the coding sequence ATGACAAATTTTATTTCAGTCAAAAATGAAACCAAAACTTATGGGAAAGGAACCAATGCCGTTAATGCTAATGATGATATTAGTTTTGAAATTGCTCAAGGAGAACTCACTATTATTTTAGGAGCCTCTGGAGCTGGGAAGTCCACACTCCTAAATGTTTTAGGAGGAATGGACAAGCTTACTAGCGGATCAGTCAATATTAATGGCGTCGAGTTAGCTACTTTAGATACAAAAGGTTTAACAACTTATCGTCGTAAAAAAATTGGCTTTGTTTTTCAATTTTATAATCTAGTTCAGAACTTAACAACCTTGGAGAATGTCGAATTAGCAGCTGAAATCACCGAGCAGCCGATGCGTGCAAAAGACGCTTTAGAAGCAGTGGGACTTAAATCTAGGATGAATAACTTTCCTGCCCAACTATCAGGTGGTGAACAACAACGAGTTGCCATCGCACGTGCAATTGCTAAAAACCCTGATCTACTACTGGCAGATGAACCAACAGGTGCTCTCGATTACAAAACAGGTAAAAAGATTTTACAACTATTTCAAGATTTCACCCATAATTATCACAAAAACGTAATTATCGTGACTCATAATAGTCTGATCAAAAAAATGGCCGACCATGTAATCGAAATCACCGATGGTCAAATTAAGTCGGAGACACATAATCCTAATCCAATGCCAGTTGAAAAACTCGAATGGTAG
- a CDS encoding ABC transporter permease, producing the protein MSLGRFLSVSALLILGVFILIGLNVTGPNMRQTAQNAYDKSNLADAKITTSTYLSQSDQTYLKNLKQIKQLNFGHSKDVLIKKTQHALRIESVPTSLSKMTLTKGHRPETANQIVLSDNLRGKYHLNESINLTGTKKQTASGLKKSTFKIVGFVKSTEYLKKDNIGNTTAGTGQLYGFAYLKKQAFSALNPNFARVSFKNVSGNAYSQKYENKVSKIVKSLQPKMNHHNKLETAKLRKKINRKLITGNQTIKASDSKLSTAKSTLQVAQKKLSTQIEQVEASGNTAALTQLSAQADQLNEQSKTLKSQKSALLKAKNNLQQLQDKKKQLNNMSLTIQGRNDYNEGYNNYGEDAQRIDSLGKSFPAFFFLIAILVSFTTMRRMVEEKRIEMGTLRALGYSKAEVMREFLVYSFLAALLGTVLGSFLGLITLPRIIFKAYTANFTFNKLQLDFHPWYIVLSFLIAFLSTVLASWLAARKELKTDPAQLMLPKPPASGSRILLERINFIWRHLNFSYKVTARNLFRYKGRMLMTIVGVAGATALMITGFGIKDSLNTIVTRQFGHISKYDIVTAYNPDESSQNIKRAKNIVRDSNNVKRFDGAYFANVYAT; encoded by the coding sequence ATGTCATTAGGGCGCTTTCTGTCCGTATCAGCTCTATTAATATTAGGTGTCTTCATATTAATCGGCCTAAACGTTACTGGTCCCAATATGCGACAAACTGCTCAAAATGCCTATGATAAATCAAATTTGGCTGATGCAAAAATAACTACATCTACATATTTAAGCCAATCTGATCAAACTTATTTAAAAAATTTAAAACAGATCAAACAGCTTAACTTTGGCCATAGTAAAGATGTTCTGATCAAAAAAACACAACATGCTTTACGAATCGAAAGTGTTCCAACTTCCCTTTCTAAAATGACTCTAACTAAGGGACATCGACCAGAAACTGCCAACCAAATAGTCTTAAGCGATAACTTACGTGGCAAATATCATTTAAATGAATCTATTAATTTAACTGGCACTAAAAAGCAAACCGCTTCCGGTCTGAAGAAAAGCACCTTTAAAATCGTTGGTTTTGTAAAATCCACCGAATATCTCAAAAAAGATAATATTGGTAACACTACTGCTGGTACTGGACAACTTTATGGTTTCGCCTATCTCAAAAAGCAGGCCTTTTCAGCTCTCAATCCTAATTTTGCTCGAGTCAGTTTTAAAAATGTCAGTGGTAATGCTTACTCTCAAAAGTATGAAAATAAAGTTTCTAAAATAGTTAAATCATTACAACCTAAAATGAATCACCACAATAAACTTGAAACTGCTAAATTGCGTAAAAAGATCAACCGAAAACTAATCACTGGAAATCAAACTATCAAGGCAAGTGATTCTAAGCTTTCAACAGCTAAATCAACCTTACAAGTTGCACAGAAAAAACTTTCGACACAAATAGAACAAGTCGAGGCATCTGGAAATACTGCTGCTCTTACTCAATTGTCGGCTCAAGCTGACCAACTAAACGAGCAAAGTAAAACTTTAAAATCCCAAAAATCAGCTTTACTTAAAGCAAAAAATAACCTGCAACAATTGCAAGATAAAAAGAAACAGCTCAATAATATGTCCCTAACTATTCAAGGACGAAATGACTACAACGAAGGCTACAATAATTACGGTGAGGATGCGCAAAGAATCGATTCATTAGGAAAATCTTTTCCAGCCTTCTTCTTTCTAATTGCTATTCTAGTCAGTTTTACAACGATGAGACGAATGGTTGAGGAAAAACGGATTGAGATGGGAACATTACGGGCTTTGGGCTATTCAAAAGCTGAAGTTATGCGAGAATTTTTAGTATACAGTTTCCTTGCAGCTTTATTGGGAACTGTTTTAGGAAGTTTCCTAGGATTAATAACTCTTCCCAGAATAATTTTCAAAGCTTACACAGCTAATTTTACTTTTAACAAATTACAACTTGATTTCCATCCTTGGTATATTGTCTTATCATTTTTAATTGCCTTTCTTTCGACTGTCCTAGCCTCTTGGTTGGCTGCCCGAAAAGAACTTAAAACAGATCCAGCTCAATTGATGTTACCAAAGCCTCCAGCAAGCGGTTCACGAATCCTACTAGAACGAATCAATTTTATTTGGCGTCATCTAAACTTTTCCTACAAAGTCACCGCTAGAAATCTCTTTAGATACAAGGGTCGCATGCTCATGACTATTGTGGGTGTTGCGGGTGCCACAGCCCTGATGATCACTGGATTTGGTATTAAGGATTCTTTGAATACTATTGTTACTCGACAATTTGGCCACATTAGTAAATATGACATCGTTACTGCCTACAATCCGGATGAATCAAGTCAAAATATTAAGCGTGCCAAAAATATTGTTCGTGATTCTAATAATGTTAAACGTTTCGATGGTGCCTATTTTGCCAACGTTTATGCCACTTGA
- the rapZ gene encoding RNase adapter RapZ, with amino-acid sequence MAKDTLNLVIVTGMSGAGKTVAMQSFEDLGYFCIDNMPPNLLPKFWELVHESGTIKKVALVVDIRSRTFYDEIFSMLSQVDEDEQEKHQKVDMKILFLNASDEELVSRYKETRRSHPLAMEGRLLDGIEKERELLAEIRGRASVEIDTTDLTPRQLREEIFDNFQESTGVPTFHIEVMSFGFKYGLPIDADIVMDVRFLKNPFYIKELKTQTGIDKPVYDYVMDDPQTKNFYDKFYDLLKDIVPGYKNEGKTSLTIAIGCTGGQHRSVAIAQRLGADLKKKYYVDVTHRDMEKSQKKVIEDGSK; translated from the coding sequence ATGGCGAAAGATACGCTTAATTTAGTAATAGTAACCGGAATGAGTGGTGCGGGTAAGACCGTTGCCATGCAATCTTTTGAAGATTTAGGTTATTTTTGTATTGATAATATGCCACCCAATTTGCTTCCTAAGTTCTGGGAATTGGTTCATGAGTCCGGAACAATTAAGAAAGTAGCTTTGGTTGTCGACATTAGATCACGTACATTTTACGATGAAATCTTTTCAATGTTGTCACAAGTTGATGAAGACGAGCAAGAAAAACATCAAAAAGTTGATATGAAGATTCTTTTCTTGAATGCCTCAGATGAAGAGTTGGTTTCTCGCTACAAAGAGACTCGTCGGAGCCATCCTTTAGCAATGGAAGGTAGATTGTTGGATGGAATTGAAAAAGAGCGAGAGCTTCTAGCAGAGATTCGTGGAAGAGCTTCAGTTGAAATTGATACGACTGATTTAACTCCACGTCAATTGCGTGAAGAAATCTTTGATAATTTTCAAGAATCAACTGGAGTACCAACGTTCCATATTGAAGTAATGTCATTTGGCTTTAAATATGGCTTACCGATTGATGCTGATATTGTAATGGATGTAAGGTTCTTGAAAAATCCATTTTATATCAAAGAGCTTAAAACGCAGACCGGAATAGATAAACCAGTTTACGACTATGTTATGGATGATCCGCAAACCAAGAATTTTTATGATAAATTTTATGATTTATTGAAGGATATTGTGCCCGGATATAAAAATGAAGGTAAGACTAGTTTAACAATTGCTATTGGTTGTACTGGTGGTCAACATCGTTCTGTAGCAATTGCTCAACGTTTAGGTGCTGACCTTAAGAAAAAGTACTACGTTGACGTAACTCATCGTGACATGGAAAAATCTCAAAAGAAGGTAATCGAAGATGGCAGCAAATAG
- a CDS encoding ABC transporter permease — MTNKGAIISQKLATLQNVSVGDKIKIHETDGTTHKIKVAGITTMYAGHYIYMNQHYYSKVFNKKFQSNAYLVILKNSSRKQVNNFAAKFNRQKAAVQTVQSQETKSTITNILSNLNNLILVLVLSASLLSLVVLYTLTNINISERVRELSTLKVLGFYPNEVLMYIYRETNILTGIGIVLGLGVGYVFHGYIMKLLPPATAMVAPGLSWSNPIISVILMVIFSFAVMMMMNYKIKNIDMLEALKSVD; from the coding sequence TTGACCAATAAGGGAGCTATTATTTCCCAAAAATTGGCTACTCTGCAAAATGTCTCTGTTGGTGACAAGATAAAAATCCACGAAACTGACGGCACGACTCATAAAATTAAAGTTGCTGGGATTACGACGATGTATGCAGGCCACTACATTTATATGAATCAACACTATTACAGCAAGGTCTTTAATAAGAAATTCCAATCTAATGCCTATCTCGTAATCTTAAAAAATTCTTCTAGAAAGCAAGTCAATAACTTTGCAGCCAAATTTAATCGTCAAAAAGCTGCCGTCCAAACAGTTCAATCTCAAGAAACTAAATCGACCATCACTAACATTTTGAGTAATCTCAACAATCTTATTCTTGTTTTGGTATTGAGTGCTTCATTACTTTCGCTAGTTGTTCTCTATACCCTCACTAATATCAATATCAGTGAACGTGTGCGTGAACTATCTACCTTGAAAGTCTTAGGATTCTATCCTAATGAAGTCTTGATGTACATCTATCGTGAGACAAATATCCTGACTGGAATTGGTATCGTGTTGGGACTCGGAGTTGGCTACGTCTTTCACGGCTATATCATGAAATTGTTACCGCCAGCTACGGCCATGGTTGCTCCGGGATTATCGTGGTCCAATCCTATTATTTCAGTCATCTTAATGGTTATCTTCTCATTTGCGGTCATGATGATGATGAATTATAAAATTAAAAATATTGACATGTTAGAAGCTTTAAAATCTGTTGACTAA
- a CDS encoding SDR family NAD(P)-dependent oxidoreductase, with protein sequence MKKVFITGSTTGLGFLEAKKLIADGNEVVLHARNEKKAQAVMQKLPGAKGIVVGDLSSMTDLKNIAQEVNDFGTFDSIIHNAGVYSNDQKTIFKVNVLAPYVLTALITKPKSLIYTSSGMHLGSHFTMDKIESGVNYSASKLLILLLTKAIARKWQIPSNAVDPGWVPTRMGGDGANDDLKLGYLTQVKLVEDNTDFSGKYFYHDNETHYDQRADDIKLQDELLQRLAEISDIQLP encoded by the coding sequence TTGAAAAAAGTATTCATCACCGGTTCAACTACTGGTCTAGGATTTCTTGAAGCTAAAAAATTGATTGCTGATGGTAATGAAGTTGTTTTACATGCACGAAATGAAAAAAAAGCTCAAGCAGTAATGCAGAAATTGCCAGGTGCTAAAGGGATAGTAGTGGGTGATTTGTCCTCAATGACAGATCTAAAAAATATTGCCCAAGAAGTTAATGACTTTGGTACTTTTGATAGTATTATTCACAACGCTGGAGTCTATTCAAATGATCAAAAGACAATTTTCAAAGTCAATGTCTTGGCTCCATATGTCTTGACAGCCTTGATTACTAAACCCAAGAGCTTGATCTATACATCTTCAGGAATGCATTTGGGTAGTCATTTTACGATGGATAAGATTGAATCAGGAGTTAATTATTCTGCTTCAAAACTTTTGATTTTATTGTTAACAAAAGCAATTGCTCGTAAGTGGCAAATTCCCTCCAATGCAGTTGACCCAGGTTGGGTTCCAACACGTATGGGTGGAGATGGTGCTAATGATGACTTGAAATTAGGCTATTTGACACAAGTAAAATTGGTTGAAGATAATACAGATTTTAGTGGCAAGTATTTTTATCATGATAACGAAACACACTACGATCAAAGGGCCGATGATATTAAATTGCAAGATGAATTATTGCAACGATTGGCTGAAATTTCTGATATTCAATTACCTTAA